The following proteins are encoded in a genomic region of Xenopus laevis strain J_2021 chromosome 3L, Xenopus_laevis_v10.1, whole genome shotgun sequence:
- the LOC108710509 gene encoding olfactory receptor 1020 yields MEVLNETKVTEFIFTGLADNPTEGSVLFALFLLVYLITILGNSGMVVMVYNTPHLHSPMYYFLASLSMVDLCYSSVITPKMLTDLVSRIKHISFTGCALQFFFFAALAVTESLLLSSMSYDRYVAICHPLHYPLIMTKKKCAGLCFAASAFGFSQSSAQTGCIFSLRFCRFNQIDHFYCDVPPLLKISCSKTFPCELVTIVFFCCFGMGSLTTILVSYTLIVSSILRIKSAAGRSKAFSTCSSHFICVCVFYWTALFIYLRLPFSNVDKQDKVLSVFYTVVIPMLNPLIYSLRNQEVKRVLLHIHCKI; encoded by the coding sequence ATGGAAGTTCTTAATGAAACCAAAGTAACAGAATTCATATTTACTGGGCTGGCAGATAATCCTACAGAAGGTTCTGTCCTCTTTGCATTGTTTCTACTGGTTTATTTGATAACAATCCTGGGGAACAGCGGCATGGTGGTCATGGTTTATAACACTCCTCATCTTCACTCTCCCATGTACTACTTCCTTGCTTCTCTCTCCATGGTGGACCTCTGCTACTCCTCAGTCATTACCCCTAAAATGTTGACTGACCTTGTGTccagaataaaacatatttcattcACTGGTTGCGCTCTTCAGTTCTTCTTCTTCGCAGCCTTGGCTGTCACTGAGTCTCTTCTTCTCTCTTCCATGTCATATGATAGATATGTTGCGATATGTCACCCTCTACACTATCCCTTAATCATGACAAAGAAGAAGTGCGCTGGGCTATGTTTTGCTGCCTCTGCTTTTGGATTCTCTCAGTCATCAGCACAAACAGGTTGTATTTTCAGTCTAAGGTTTTGCAGATTCAACCAAATAGACCATTTTTATTGTGATGTCCCTCCCTTGCTGAAGATCTCCTGTTCCAAAACGTTTCCTTGTGAACTGGTGACCATTGTGTTTTTCTGCTGTTTCGGCATGGGGTCACTGACGACAATTCTTGTTTCTTACACGTTGATTGTTTCTTCCATCCTAAGGATAAAGTCTGCTGCAGGAAGAAGCAAGGCATTTAGCACTTGTTCTTCTCactttatttgtgtttgtgtctTCTACTGGACAGCCTTGTTCATTTACTTAAGGCTACCTTTCAGTAATGTCGATAAACAAGATAAAGTGCTGTCTGTCTTCTACACAGTAGTAATTCCGATGCTTAATCCCCTCATATATAGTCTAAGGAACCAAGAAGTGAAGAGGGTCCTTCTACACATCCATTGCAAAATCTAG
- the LOC108710668 gene encoding olfactory receptor 1020: MELQNVTKITEFTFTGLEANSTQVPFLFIFFLLVYLITIFGNSGMMALVCITPHLQTPMYYFLGSLSMVDLCYSSVITPKMLADLVSRMKSISFIGCALQFFFFAAFAGTESLLLSCMSYDRYVAICHPLHYSSIMTKDKCLWLILVSFSAGFSQSSVQTQCIFSLEFCRLSQLDHFYCDVPPLLKISCSETFHCDMVTIFIICFFGLVSVVNILVSYTLIVSSILRMKSAANRGRAFSTCSSHLTCVCIFYCTVFFIYLRSPSSSFDRQDKMASVFYTVIISMLNPLIYSLRNQEVKKVLHRLTTQCFSTINSTSRC, from the coding sequence ATGGAGCTTCAAAATGTCACCAAGATAACGGAATTTACATTCACTGGGCTGGAGGCAAATTCTACACAAGTTccttttcttttcatattttttttacttgtctaCTTGATAACAATTTTTGGAAACAGCGGCATGATGGCTCTGGTCTGTATCACTCCTCATCTTCAGACTCCCATGTACTACTTCCTTGGTTCTCTCTCCATGGTGGACCTCTGCTACTCCTCTGTCATTACCCCTAAAATGCTGGCGGACCTTGTTTCCAGAATGAAGTCAATATCATTCATTGGCTGTGCTCTTCAGTTCTTCTTCTTTGCGGCCTTTGCTGGAACAGAGAGTCTTCTTCTCTCGTGCATGTCGTATGATCGATACGTGGCCATATGTCACCCTCTTCACTATAGCTCGATCATGACCAAGGACAAGTGCCTGTGGCTCattcttgtttctttttctgctggATTCTCTCAGTCATCAGTACAGACCCAATGTATATTCAGTCTCGAGTTCTGCAGACTGAGCCAGCTAGACCATTTCTATTGTGATGTTCCTCCATTGCTGAAGATCTCCTGCTCAGAAACATTTCATTGTGACATGGTGACAATTTTCATTATCTGCTTCTTTGGTTTAGTTTCAGTGGTAAATATTCTTGTTTCCTACACACTAATTGTTTCATCAATCCTACGGATGAAGTCTGCTGCAAACAGAGGCCGGGCCTTTAGCACCTGCTCCTCTCACCTTACCTGTGTTTGTATCTTCTACTGCACAGTATTCTTCATCTACCTGCGCTCTCCTTCCAGTAGTTTTGATAGACAAGACAAGATGGCCTCTGTCTTCTACACAGTGATCATTTCAATGCTTAATCCTCTGATATATAGCCTGAGGAACCAAGAGGTGAAAAAGGTGTTGCACAGGCTCACCACACAATGCTTCTCCACAATCAACTCCACTTCAAGGTGTTAG